A genomic segment from Campylobacter sp. MIT 12-8780 encodes:
- a CDS encoding efflux transporter outer membrane subunit, whose protein sequence is MRNFISLATCLVLAGCSLKPFYEAPQARFNASANMLECMEDQGLKCSQNANNQVRFDKQWWRLFNDVKLNELVEKALANNTDLRISFLRFEQAAQTLGIDRSDLFPKLDASAGVTRSSTGKNANSFGARQTGNNFNMGLNLSYELDLWGKYRDGYFAASKAYEASAYDFETARLSLVSNVVKLYFNAINLTNQVQILEEGVQDYTTSYELRNEQFKVGAIGEYELLSFKAQLESARAQLVSAKANKDNNDKALMILVSANLDDILYATSTQNKIENFKVELPQGISSEILLQRPDIQAALARLEQRNYLVGVARTAFLPNISLTGLLGFQSTQLNNLVENPSVTWNGGASALMPIFHWGEINANVNLAKLSKDEAFLNYESTLKTAFGEVRTALVERQSAFMNEKNYADLLSSQEKIFELSQIRYDNGSISLNDLLSARSNYLNAKLSYENSVYTLLSSVVDVIKAFGGGFNATDNYERNLEDSATKLDMSFRE, encoded by the coding sequence ATGCGTAATTTTATATCTCTTGCAACTTGCCTTGTGCTGGCGGGTTGTTCTTTAAAGCCTTTTTATGAAGCTCCTCAAGCTCGTTTTAATGCAAGTGCAAATATGCTTGAATGTATGGAAGATCAAGGGTTAAAATGTAGCCAAAACGCAAACAATCAAGTGCGTTTTGATAAGCAATGGTGGAGACTTTTTAACGATGTTAAACTTAATGAACTTGTCGAAAAAGCCCTTGCAAATAACACAGACTTAAGAATTTCTTTTCTTCGCTTTGAACAAGCGGCGCAAACTTTAGGTATTGATAGAAGCGATTTGTTTCCAAAACTTGACGCAAGTGCTGGTGTAACGCGTTCAAGCACAGGTAAAAATGCGAATTCTTTTGGTGCAAGACAGACTGGAAATAACTTTAATATGGGCTTAAATTTAAGCTATGAACTTGATTTGTGGGGCAAATACAGAGATGGGTATTTTGCAGCAAGTAAAGCTTATGAAGCTTCAGCATATGATTTTGAAACAGCAAGACTTAGCCTTGTTTCAAATGTTGTTAAGCTTTATTTTAACGCTATAAATTTGACAAATCAGGTGCAGATTTTAGAAGAAGGCGTGCAAGATTACACAACAAGTTATGAGCTAAGAAATGAGCAATTTAAAGTCGGAGCTATCGGTGAATATGAGCTTTTAAGCTTTAAAGCCCAGCTTGAAAGCGCAAGGGCTCAACTTGTCAGTGCCAAAGCAAACAAAGATAATAATGACAAAGCTTTAATGATACTTGTTTCAGCAAATCTTGATGATATTTTATACGCAACTTCAACGCAAAATAAAATCGAAAATTTCAAAGTTGAGCTTCCTCAAGGCATAAGTAGCGAAATTTTGCTGCAAAGACCAGATATTCAAGCAGCTTTAGCCAGACTTGAGCAAAGAAACTATCTTGTAGGCGTTGCAAGAACAGCATTTTTGCCAAACATTTCTTTAACCGGACTTTTAGGATTTCAAAGCACACAGCTTAACAACCTTGTCGAAAATCCTAGTGTAACTTGGAATGGTGGGGCAAGTGCTTTGATGCCGATTTTCCATTGGGGTGAGATTAATGCAAATGTAAATTTAGCTAAGCTTTCTAAAGATGAAGCTTTTTTAAACTACGAAAGCACTTTAAAAACAGCTTTTGGAGAGGTAAGAACAGCTCTTGTTGAAAGACAAAGTGCTTTTATGAATGAGAAAAATTATGCTGATTTGCTTTCTTCTCAAGAAAAAATCTTTGAACTTTCTCAAATTCGCTATGATAATGGCAGTATTTCGCTCAACGATCTTTTGAGTGCTAGAAGTAATTATCTTAATGCCAAATTAAGCTATGAAAACTCTGTTTATACGCTTTTAAGCTCTGTTGTTGATGTGATAAAAGCCTTTGGTGGAGGTTTTAATGCCACAGATAATTACGAACGCAACCTTGAAGATAGTGCGACAAAACTTGATATGTCTTTTAGAGAGTAA
- a CDS encoding DUF2860 family protein: MKKITSCIFLASAFLYANENFSANLSIGTGIRSIQSRLSTWADQSFLASYSDKHKDTKAAFFVNAELAYKNFLSDDKVYLKSFSGRDLSGISLGYELSYLNDYKTSFEFLSSLREKAYANPYLLSYRDEINVQRLGFKLSQNYKFNEQSNASLSYIFANNDFKNDAVSLKSLKRSGNFHQFEFAYNYSLLSVNLHYDYNDAEGRATAFQRYGFNLQAKIPLSQSYIFTPSFGYSYLKALKHNVIFNETQKAHNIKANFNLVKLGILSYKKAYAFANYGFELRDNNINFYDEQFQFLLLGLGYRF; encoded by the coding sequence TTGAAAAAAATCACAAGCTGTATTTTTCTTGCGAGTGCTTTTTTGTATGCAAATGAAAATTTCAGCGCCAATCTCTCAATAGGCACAGGTATAAGGTCTATTCAAAGCAGGTTATCAACTTGGGCAGATCAAAGTTTTTTAGCTTCATATAGTGACAAACACAAAGATACAAAAGCGGCATTTTTTGTCAATGCTGAGCTTGCGTATAAGAATTTCTTAAGCGATGATAAGGTTTATCTCAAAAGCTTTAGTGGTAGGGATTTAAGCGGAATTTCTTTGGGCTATGAGCTGAGTTATCTTAATGATTATAAAACAAGTTTTGAGTTTTTAAGCTCTTTGCGTGAAAAAGCATATGCAAATCCTTACTTGCTTTCTTATAGAGATGAAATTAATGTTCAAAGACTTGGTTTTAAGCTTTCTCAAAATTATAAATTTAACGAACAATCAAATGCCTCGCTAAGCTACATATTTGCAAACAATGACTTTAAAAACGATGCGGTAAGCTTAAAAAGCTTAAAGCGAAGCGGCAATTTTCATCAATTTGAGTTTGCTTATAATTACAGCCTTTTAAGTGTAAATTTGCATTATGATTATAATGACGCTGAGGGTAGGGCTACGGCGTTTCAAAGATATGGCTTTAATTTGCAAGCTAAAATTCCTTTATCTCAAAGCTATATTTTTACTCCAAGCTTTGGTTATTCTTATCTTAAGGCTTTAAAACACAATGTGATTTTTAATGAGACGCAAAAAGCACACAATATAAAAGCAAATTTCAATCTTGTAAAATTAGGAATTTTAAGCTATAAAAAAGCTTATGCTTTTGCAAATTATGGCTTTGAGCTAAGAGACAATAATATCAACTTTTATGATGAGCAATTTCAGTTTTTACTTCTTGGCTTAGGGTATAGATTTTAG
- the cmeU gene encoding CmeU family protein, producing MNKEQIIADLNELFKQRKEFYAFFDAKIPKKEGLNIFDFEKLDDANLRDFHKLFHRYDYAIRKLLPRIYKAYDIDMDKDLSKDF from the coding sequence ATGAACAAAGAACAAATCATCGCTGATTTAAATGAGCTTTTTAAGCAAAGGAAAGAATTTTACGCCTTTTTTGATGCAAAAATTCCAAAAAAAGAAGGTTTAAATATTTTTGATTTTGAAAAATTAGATGATGCAAATTTAAGGGATTTTCACAAGCTTTTTCATCGTTATGATTATGCTATTCGCAAGCTTTTGCCACGAATTTATAAGGCTTATGATATAGATATGGATAAGGATTTAAGCAAAGATTTTTAG
- the hemJ gene encoding protoporphyrinogen oxidase HemJ produces MLEFISQHYLWVKALHYAGFISWMAALFYLPRLFVYHSEHKDNAGFLSVVKVQERKLFKGIAMPAMIVTLLTAFLMLAANPILMKQPHIHAKLTLALLLLVYHFDNWRFLRQLQNDRCQRSGRFFRAYNEIPTLFMLAILVVMIVRVF; encoded by the coding sequence ATGCTTGAATTTATCTCACAACATTATCTTTGGGTGAAGGCTTTGCATTATGCTGGCTTTATCTCGTGGATGGCGGCTTTATTTTATCTACCTCGTTTGTTTGTATATCATAGCGAGCATAAGGATAATGCCGGTTTTCTCAGCGTAGTAAAAGTGCAAGAACGCAAGCTTTTCAAAGGCATAGCTATGCCAGCGATGATTGTTACTTTACTTACAGCTTTTTTAATGCTTGCCGCAAATCCCATTTTGATGAAACAGCCACATATCCATGCTAAACTTACTTTGGCTTTGCTTTTGCTTGTATATCATTTTGATAATTGGCGTTTTTTAAGACAGCTTCAAAATGATCGCTGTCAAAGAAGCGGGCGTTTTTTTCGTGCATACAATGAAATCCCAACGCTTTTTATGCTTGCTATACTAGTGGTGATGATAGTAAGAGTGTTTTAA
- the lspA gene encoding signal peptidase II: protein MPKKIWLFTLIFIAVFALDQLSKFLAIEYLGINKMPNFNTAFKSEYMDLVLVYNDGVAFSMLSFLKGYLKYLHLFLLLVLSGYLLWQKSFLKEHFIAFAMILAAGSSNLLDRFVHVGVVDMFFWHKWFEFAVFNVADVMINIGVALIIIKELFFKAKKAQA from the coding sequence ATGCCTAAGAAAATTTGGCTTTTCACACTCATCTTTATCGCTGTTTTTGCACTTGATCAGCTGAGTAAATTTTTAGCTATTGAGTATCTAGGCATCAATAAAATGCCAAATTTTAACACTGCTTTTAAAAGCGAGTATATGGATTTGGTTTTAGTGTATAATGATGGCGTGGCTTTTTCAATGCTAAGCTTTTTAAAGGGCTACTTAAAATACTTACACCTTTTTTTACTCCTTGTTTTAAGTGGATATTTGCTTTGGCAAAAAAGCTTTTTAAAAGAGCATTTTATAGCCTTTGCGATGATTTTAGCGGCTGGAAGTTCAAATTTACTTGATCGCTTTGTGCATGTGGGTGTGGTAGATATGTTTTTTTGGCACAAATGGTTTGAATTTGCTGTGTTTAATGTCGCTGATGTGATGATTAATATTGGCGTAGCTTTGATTATCATTAAAGAATTATTTTTTAAAGCTAAAAAAGCACAGGCTTAA
- the glmM gene encoding phosphoglucosamine mutase yields MKLFGTDGVRGKAGEFLDSFLAMRLAMAAGIYFKDQAITNNILVGKDTRRSGYMIENAIVSGLTSIGYNVIQIGPMPTPAIAFLTEDMRCDAGIMISASHNPYYDNGIKFFDTHGNKLSEEAERQIEKIYFDDKLIQNAKNQDAYIGQSKRIDDVIGRYIVSIKNSFPKNLTLKNLRVVLDAANGAAYKVAPTIFKELGAEVIVLNDKPNGLNINENCGALHPANLALEVKKLRADVGFAFDGDADRLVVVDERGEVANGDSLLGVLALFLKEQGKLNSAVVATIMSNGALKEFLNKHKIDFATCGVGDKLVLEKLKELNGNFGGEQSGHIVFTDYAKTGDGLIAALQFSALMLSKDKKASAILNQIKPYPQKLVNLKISEKKDLSKLKGLKELEKSLQDKGLNSLFRYSGTENLIRLLIEGKNASVLEKEMKNVVEFFKKALNA; encoded by the coding sequence ATGAAACTTTTTGGAACTGATGGCGTGCGTGGTAAGGCTGGTGAGTTTTTGGATAGCTTTTTAGCTATGCGACTTGCAATGGCTGCTGGGATTTATTTTAAGGATCAGGCTATAACAAACAATATCCTAGTTGGTAAAGACACACGCCGAAGTGGCTATATGATCGAAAATGCCATAGTTTCAGGACTTACTTCCATAGGCTATAATGTCATTCAAATAGGACCTATGCCAACACCTGCCATTGCTTTTTTAACTGAGGATATGCGTTGTGATGCGGGCATTATGATCTCAGCCTCTCATAATCCTTATTATGATAATGGCATTAAATTCTTTGATACGCATGGTAATAAGCTTAGTGAAGAGGCTGAAAGACAGATCGAAAAGATTTATTTTGATGATAAGCTTATACAAAATGCTAAAAATCAAGACGCTTACATAGGACAAAGCAAGAGGATTGATGATGTTATAGGACGCTATATAGTAAGCATAAAAAATTCTTTTCCAAAGAATTTAACGCTTAAAAACTTAAGAGTGGTGCTTGACGCGGCAAATGGTGCAGCTTATAAAGTCGCTCCTACTATCTTTAAAGAGCTTGGTGCTGAAGTTATAGTGCTTAATGATAAGCCAAATGGACTTAATATCAACGAAAATTGCGGTGCGCTTCACCCTGCAAATTTAGCTTTAGAGGTAAAAAAGTTGCGTGCTGATGTGGGTTTTGCTTTTGATGGGGACGCTGATAGGCTTGTGGTGGTTGATGAAAGGGGCGAGGTGGCAAATGGCGATAGTTTGCTTGGAGTTTTAGCGCTTTTTTTAAAAGAGCAAGGCAAGCTAAACTCAGCTGTAGTTGCTACTATAATGAGTAATGGGGCTTTAAAAGAGTTTTTAAACAAGCATAAAATTGACTTTGCAACTTGTGGGGTTGGCGATAAGCTTGTGCTTGAAAAACTCAAAGAACTTAATGGCAATTTTGGCGGAGAGCAAAGCGGACATATAGTTTTTACTGATTATGCTAAAACCGGAGATGGACTTATTGCTGCACTTCAATTTAGTGCTTTAATGCTCTCAAAAGATAAAAAAGCAAGTGCGATTTTAAATCAAATCAAGCCTTACCCGCAAAAACTTGTCAATCTTAAAATCAGCGAGAAAAAAGACTTAAGCAAGCTTAAAGGCTTAAAAGAGCTTGAAAAAAGCTTGCAGGATAAGGGCTTAAATAGCTTATTTAGATACTCAGGCACAGAAAATCTCATCCGTTTGCTTATAGAAGGCAAAAATGCCAGTGTGCTTGAAAAAGAGATGAAAAATGTAGTGGAGTTTTTTAAGAAAGCCTTGAATGCCTAA
- the fliY gene encoding flagellar motor switch protein FliY has product MINDFLKFFTNEATSTIEGLTGKSAQFSEYQEFDVNAQDSMNPPLVRAIFNVSTGGKFGILASAVLMSAIGEWMMGEEEISKNDQLNSDEMDAAKEAILNIISAFSTTLGAQKELTKMEFELESCDFVADNLDLKDFYKLYFFDVKIADLDEKIALIMDEKLYASLDRKAIIESVSEGANQEAQSKLASVAEELKNINLIMDVRLPIRVRIGNKKMLLKDVLTMDIGSVVELNQLANDPLEILIGDKRVAYGEVVIVDGNFGVQITEIGTKKERLEQLR; this is encoded by the coding sequence ATGATCAACGATTTTTTAAAATTTTTTACAAACGAAGCAACAAGCACGATTGAGGGGCTTACAGGCAAATCAGCCCAATTTAGCGAGTATCAAGAATTTGATGTTAATGCTCAAGATTCTATGAATCCACCTTTAGTGCGAGCGATTTTTAATGTTAGCACGGGCGGGAAATTCGGCATTTTAGCAAGTGCTGTTTTAATGAGTGCTATTGGCGAATGGATGATGGGCGAGGAAGAAATTTCTAAAAATGATCAGCTTAATTCTGATGAAATGGACGCTGCTAAAGAAGCCATACTTAACATCATCTCAGCTTTTTCAACCACACTTGGCGCACAAAAAGAGCTTACTAAAATGGAATTTGAGCTTGAAAGTTGTGATTTTGTAGCGGATAATTTGGATTTAAAAGACTTTTATAAGTTGTATTTTTTTGATGTTAAAATCGCTGATTTGGACGAAAAGATCGCCTTGATTATGGACGAAAAGCTTTACGCAAGCCTTGATAGAAAAGCCATCATAGAAAGCGTGAGTGAGGGTGCTAACCAAGAAGCGCAAAGCAAACTTGCAAGCGTAGCAGAAGAGCTTAAAAATATCAATCTCATAATGGATGTGCGTTTGCCAATCCGCGTTCGCATAGGCAACAAAAAAATGCTTTTAAAAGATGTTTTAACTATGGATATAGGCTCAGTTGTTGAGCTTAACCAGCTTGCTAATGATCCTTTAGAAATTCTCATCGGCGATAAAAGAGTGGCGTATGGAGAAGTTGTCATTGTAGATGGGAATTTTGGCGTGCAAATCACTGAAATAGGCACAAAAAAAGAAAGACTTGAGCAGCTAAGATAA